The Amycolatopsis mongoliensis genome includes a window with the following:
- a CDS encoding pyridoxamine 5'-phosphate oxidase family protein encodes MSRRDQIRMTEDEVRAYLDEQKVINVASIGPNGRPHLAPLWYFPHEDGVATWTYGTSQKAKNLRRLPEATVLIEDGDSYEKLRGISFEADVQLVEDTAEVTRMGITLMQRYAGAKPGDPVPAELSAFIAGQAPKRIGLIFHPTKIASWDHTKLGGAY; translated from the coding sequence ATGTCGCGTCGGGACCAGATCCGGATGACCGAGGACGAGGTGCGCGCGTACCTCGACGAGCAGAAGGTCATCAACGTCGCCAGCATCGGCCCCAACGGCCGCCCGCACCTCGCGCCGCTCTGGTACTTCCCGCACGAGGACGGCGTCGCGACCTGGACGTACGGCACGTCGCAGAAGGCCAAGAACCTCCGGCGCCTGCCGGAGGCGACCGTGCTCATCGAGGACGGCGACAGCTACGAGAAGCTGCGCGGCATCTCGTTCGAGGCCGACGTCCAGCTCGTCGAGGACACCGCGGAAGTCACCCGGATGGGGATCACGCTCATGCAGCGGTACGCGGGCGCCAAGCCCGGCGACCCCGTGCCGGCCGAGCTGAGCGCCTTCATCGCAGGTCAGGCACCCAAGCGGATCGGGCTGATCTTCCACCCGACGAAGATCGCCAGCTGGGACCACACCAAGCTCGGCGGGGCGTACTAG
- a CDS encoding LLM class F420-dependent oxidoreductase, which yields MAIELGKLGIWRYHGNVDAKFAAEAEKLGYGAIWLGGSPGGDLASVDDLLAATDSLVIATGIVNIWQDEPASIAKAYERIAGKYPDRFLLGVGAGHREATKEYKKPYAALVDYLDGLDAAGVPVGGRALAALGPKVVKLSGDRTAGAHPYLTTPEHTRDTREILGAGKLLAPEHKVVLSTDVTEARAIGRNTVKYYLGLSNYVANLRKLGFTDADLEGEGSDRLIDALALHGDAETVARGLSAHLEAGADQVIVQVLNEDPWPAYRALASELR from the coding sequence ATGGCTATCGAACTGGGCAAGCTCGGAATCTGGCGGTACCACGGCAACGTCGACGCGAAGTTCGCGGCGGAGGCGGAGAAGCTCGGCTACGGGGCGATCTGGCTGGGCGGCTCGCCCGGCGGCGACCTCGCGTCCGTGGACGACCTGCTCGCGGCGACGGACTCGCTGGTCATCGCGACCGGGATCGTGAACATCTGGCAGGACGAACCGGCGTCGATCGCGAAGGCGTACGAGCGCATCGCGGGGAAGTACCCGGACCGCTTCCTGCTGGGTGTCGGTGCGGGTCACCGCGAAGCGACGAAGGAGTACAAGAAGCCGTACGCGGCTCTCGTCGACTACCTCGACGGCCTGGACGCGGCGGGTGTCCCGGTCGGCGGGCGCGCGCTGGCGGCGCTCGGCCCGAAGGTGGTCAAGCTCTCAGGCGACCGCACCGCGGGCGCCCACCCGTACCTGACGACGCCGGAGCACACCCGCGACACCCGCGAGATCCTCGGCGCGGGCAAGTTGCTGGCCCCGGAGCACAAGGTGGTCCTGTCGACCGACGTGACCGAGGCGCGCGCGATCGGCCGCAACACCGTCAAGTACTACCTCGGGCTGTCGAACTACGTCGCCAACCTGCGGAAACTCGGCTTCACGGACGCCGATCTGGAAGGTGAGGGCAGCGACCGCCTGATCGACGCGCTGGCGCTGCACGGCGACGCGGAGACGGTGGCGCGCGGGCTGTCGGCCCACCTGGAGGCGGGGGCGGACCAGGTGATCGTCCAGGTGCTCAACGAGGACCCGTGGCCGGCCTACCGCGCGCTGGCTTCCGAACTGCGGTGA
- the fbaA gene encoding class II fructose-bisphosphate aldolase produces the protein MPIATPEVYAEMLDRAKANEFAYPAINVTSSETVNAAIRGFAEAESDGIIQFSTGGAEFASGQKVKDMVTGATALAEFAQVVAAKYDVNVALHTDHCPKDKLDGFVRPLIEISAERVKNGQNPLFQSHMWDGSAIDLDENLEIATELLAKTAAAKIILEVEIGVVGGEEDGVEAEINEKLYTAEGDFLKTIDALGSGEKGRYLLAATFGNVHGVYKPGNVKLRPDVLKGGQEAAAKKLGLDAGAKPFELVFHGGSGSLPEEIREAVSYGVVKMNVDTDTQYAFTRPIVDHFFKNYDGVLKIDGEVGNKKVYDPRSYLKAAEAGMAQRVVEACQALGSAGTKVK, from the coding sequence ATGCCCATCGCCACCCCCGAGGTCTACGCGGAGATGCTCGACCGGGCCAAGGCGAACGAGTTCGCCTACCCGGCCATCAACGTGACCTCGTCCGAGACCGTGAACGCGGCCATCCGCGGGTTCGCCGAGGCGGAGAGCGACGGCATCATCCAGTTCTCCACCGGCGGCGCGGAGTTCGCGTCGGGCCAGAAGGTCAAGGACATGGTGACCGGCGCGACCGCGCTCGCGGAGTTCGCCCAGGTCGTGGCGGCGAAGTACGACGTCAACGTCGCGCTGCACACCGACCACTGCCCGAAGGACAAGCTGGACGGCTTCGTCCGCCCGCTGATCGAGATCTCGGCCGAGCGCGTCAAGAACGGCCAGAACCCGCTGTTCCAGTCCCACATGTGGGACGGCTCGGCGATCGACCTCGACGAGAACCTCGAAATCGCCACGGAGCTGCTCGCCAAGACGGCCGCCGCGAAGATCATCCTCGAGGTCGAGATCGGCGTCGTCGGCGGCGAAGAGGACGGCGTCGAAGCCGAGATCAACGAGAAGCTGTACACCGCCGAGGGCGACTTCCTGAAGACGATCGACGCGCTCGGTTCCGGCGAAAAGGGCCGCTACCTGCTGGCGGCGACGTTCGGCAACGTCCACGGGGTGTACAAGCCGGGCAACGTGAAGCTGCGCCCGGACGTCCTGAAGGGCGGCCAGGAGGCGGCGGCGAAGAAGCTCGGCCTGGACGCCGGCGCCAAGCCGTTCGAGCTGGTCTTCCACGGCGGCTCGGGCTCGCTCCCGGAGGAGATCCGCGAGGCGGTGTCGTACGGCGTCGTGAAGATGAACGTCGACACGGACACGCAGTACGCGTTCACGCGCCCGATCGTGGACCACTTCTTCAAGAACTACGACGGCGTCCTGAAGATCGACGGCGAGGTCGGCAACAAGAAGGTCTACGACCCGCGGTCGTACCTGAAGGCCGCTGAGGCCGGGATGGCCCAGCGCGTGGTCGAGGCCTGCCAGGCTCTCGGCTCTGCTGGGACGAAGGTCAAGTAG
- a CDS encoding SDR family oxidoreductase gives MANPFSLLSGTKKVDGKVVLITGAARGIGAGLAERLAARGAKVALVGLEAEEQQKVADRIGPNARAWEADVTNWDALEAATAGVVEHFGGIDIVIANAGIATAGFVRSVDRAAFEKVIEVDLLGVWRTFRVTLPHVIERKGYLLAISSLAAITHAPGMANYAAAKAGVEAFSNSLRAEVAHLGVKVGVAHPTWIRTDLVESADAHPVFGKLRSSMPGLIGKTYPLDVALDDLEAGILKRARTIHVPRWVGGLKLLRAFLPPIIEIGSRSRVPSADKAALADIEARGAFESAVTGHGGRAATTKS, from the coding sequence GTGGCCAACCCGTTTTCGCTGCTCAGCGGCACCAAGAAGGTCGACGGCAAGGTCGTCCTGATCACCGGCGCGGCCCGCGGCATCGGGGCCGGACTGGCCGAACGCCTCGCCGCGCGCGGCGCGAAGGTCGCCCTCGTCGGCCTCGAAGCCGAAGAGCAGCAGAAGGTCGCCGACCGCATCGGGCCGAACGCACGCGCCTGGGAAGCCGACGTCACGAACTGGGACGCCCTGGAAGCCGCCACCGCTGGCGTCGTAGAGCACTTCGGCGGGATCGACATCGTCATCGCCAACGCCGGCATCGCGACCGCGGGCTTCGTCCGCTCGGTCGACCGGGCCGCGTTCGAGAAGGTCATCGAGGTCGACCTGCTCGGCGTCTGGCGGACGTTCCGCGTCACGCTCCCGCACGTCATCGAGCGCAAGGGCTACCTGCTGGCCATCTCGAGCCTCGCCGCGATCACGCACGCGCCGGGCATGGCGAACTACGCCGCCGCCAAGGCCGGCGTCGAGGCGTTCTCCAACAGCCTCCGCGCCGAGGTCGCCCACCTGGGCGTCAAGGTCGGCGTCGCGCACCCGACGTGGATCCGCACCGACCTCGTCGAGAGCGCCGACGCGCACCCGGTGTTCGGCAAGCTCCGCTCGTCGATGCCCGGCCTGATCGGCAAGACCTACCCGCTGGACGTCGCCCTGGACGACCTCGAAGCGGGCATCCTCAAGCGCGCCCGGACCATCCACGTGCCGCGCTGGGTCGGCGGGCTCAAGCTGCTCCGCGCGTTCCTCCCGCCGATCATCGAAATCGGCTCCCGCAGCCGGGTACCTTCGGCGGACAAGGCCGCGCTGGCCGACATCGAGGCGCGCGGCGCGTTCGAGTCGGCGGTCACCGGGCACGGCGGCCGCGCGGCGACGACCAAGTCCTAA
- a CDS encoding flavin-containing monooxygenase, with protein MTERFKVVIVGTGFSGLGQAIQLEKAGIRDYVILEKATEVGGTWRDNSYPGCACDVQSHMYSFSYEQNPGWSRSFSPQPEIFDYLKGVADKYRLREKIRFGVELTGAHWDEKERRWTATTKDGREFVAQFLVSGVGGLHIPQVPELPGIRKFKGQTWHSAQWNHEYDLRGKRVAVVGTGASAVQFVPKIAPDVAELTLFQRTPPWIMPKPDHAMPSWAQTLFKRVPGTQRLYRNALYWLLEARAIGFNGHPAIMKAGELIAKRNIAKGIKDSALRKKVTPDYTMGCKRVLISNDYYPALSRPNVDVNTSGIKEVRAHSVVDSAGVEHEVDAIIYGTGFKVTDALEYLDITGVDGRDLAKEWAAEGMRTHKGITVSGFPNLFFLLGPNTALGHNSVVFMIESQSRYVVDAIKLADSRDAAAIDVRPGVQEKFQRDIQDKLVKGVWTQGGCKSWYLDAKGVNRTIWPGFTWRYWLETRKVDPADYELSGRAS; from the coding sequence ATGACCGAGCGGTTCAAGGTCGTGATCGTGGGCACCGGGTTCTCCGGGCTCGGCCAGGCGATCCAGCTCGAAAAGGCCGGCATCCGGGACTACGTGATCCTGGAGAAGGCCACCGAGGTGGGGGGCACCTGGCGCGACAACTCCTACCCCGGGTGCGCGTGCGACGTGCAGTCGCACATGTACTCGTTCTCGTACGAGCAGAACCCGGGCTGGTCGCGGTCGTTCTCGCCGCAGCCGGAGATCTTCGACTACCTCAAGGGCGTCGCGGACAAGTACCGGCTGCGCGAGAAGATCCGGTTCGGCGTCGAGCTCACCGGCGCCCACTGGGACGAGAAGGAGCGCCGCTGGACGGCGACGACCAAGGACGGCCGCGAGTTCGTCGCGCAGTTCCTCGTCTCCGGCGTTGGCGGCCTGCACATCCCGCAGGTCCCCGAGCTGCCCGGGATCAGGAAGTTCAAGGGCCAGACCTGGCACTCCGCGCAGTGGAACCACGAATACGACCTGCGCGGCAAGCGCGTCGCCGTGGTCGGCACCGGCGCCAGCGCCGTCCAGTTCGTCCCGAAGATCGCCCCGGACGTCGCCGAGCTGACGCTGTTCCAGCGGACGCCGCCGTGGATCATGCCGAAGCCCGACCACGCGATGCCGTCGTGGGCGCAGACGCTGTTCAAGCGCGTTCCCGGCACCCAGCGCCTCTACCGCAACGCGCTGTACTGGCTGCTCGAAGCGCGCGCCATCGGCTTCAACGGCCACCCGGCGATCATGAAGGCCGGCGAGCTGATCGCCAAGCGCAACATCGCGAAGGGCATCAAGGACTCCGCGCTGCGCAAGAAGGTCACGCCGGACTACACGATGGGCTGCAAGCGCGTCCTGATCTCCAACGACTACTACCCGGCGCTGAGCCGGCCGAACGTCGACGTGAACACGTCCGGGATCAAGGAGGTCAGGGCGCACTCGGTCGTCGACTCCGCCGGGGTCGAGCACGAGGTCGACGCGATCATCTACGGCACCGGGTTCAAGGTCACCGACGCGCTGGAGTACCTGGACATCACCGGCGTCGACGGCCGCGACCTCGCCAAGGAGTGGGCCGCCGAGGGGATGCGGACGCACAAGGGCATCACCGTCTCCGGCTTCCCGAACCTGTTCTTCCTGCTCGGCCCGAACACCGCGCTGGGCCACAACTCCGTCGTGTTCATGATCGAATCGCAGTCCCGGTACGTCGTCGACGCGATCAAGCTCGCCGACTCCCGCGACGCGGCCGCGATCGACGTCCGGCCCGGGGTGCAGGAGAAGTTCCAGCGGGACATCCAGGACAAGCTGGTCAAGGGCGTCTGGACGCAGGGCGGCTGCAAGAGCTGGTACCTCGACGCGAAGGGCGTGAACCGGACGATCTGGCCCGGCTTCACCTGGCGCTACTGGCTGGAGACGCGGAAGGTGGACCCGGCCGACTACGAGCTCAGCGGACGCGCGTCATGA
- a CDS encoding aldo/keto reductase: MTKLGNTDLDVYGLNLGGNVFGWTADEPQSFAVLDVYTAAGGNFVDSADLYGGGGGSEEILGNWLAARGNRDDVVVATKVGMWEGRPGLSAKNIQAAAEDSLRRLKTDHIDLYYAHRDDPDTPLEETLTAFDALVRAGKVRHLGASNYSAERLAEALSISDKNGLARYAVLQPHYNLVERDYERDLAPLVAREGLATLPYFALAKGFLTGKYRTKGAESGSPRAARAESYLDAHGERVLAKLDEVAAAHDVSVATVSLAWLRQQPTVAAPIASARTPEQLTDLIASVSLELTTEEVASLSL; the protein is encoded by the coding sequence ATGACCAAGCTGGGCAACACCGACCTCGACGTGTACGGACTCAACCTCGGCGGCAACGTCTTCGGCTGGACGGCGGACGAGCCGCAGTCCTTCGCCGTGCTCGACGTCTACACCGCGGCCGGCGGCAACTTCGTGGACTCCGCCGACCTCTACGGCGGGGGCGGCGGCTCCGAGGAGATCCTGGGCAACTGGCTCGCCGCGCGCGGCAACCGCGACGACGTCGTCGTCGCGACCAAGGTCGGCATGTGGGAGGGCAGGCCGGGCCTGTCCGCGAAGAACATCCAGGCCGCGGCCGAGGACTCGCTGCGCCGCCTCAAGACCGACCACATCGACCTCTACTACGCCCACCGCGACGACCCGGACACCCCGCTCGAGGAGACCCTGACGGCGTTCGACGCGCTGGTCCGCGCGGGCAAGGTCCGCCACCTCGGCGCGTCCAACTACAGCGCCGAGCGGCTCGCCGAAGCACTGTCCATTTCGGACAAGAACGGCCTCGCGCGGTACGCCGTGCTGCAGCCGCACTACAACCTCGTCGAGCGGGACTACGAGCGCGACCTCGCCCCGCTCGTCGCGCGCGAAGGCCTCGCCACGCTGCCGTACTTCGCCCTCGCGAAGGGTTTTCTCACCGGCAAGTACCGCACGAAGGGCGCCGAAAGCGGCAGCCCGCGCGCCGCCCGCGCGGAGTCCTATTTGGACGCCCATGGCGAGCGTGTGCTGGCCAAGCTCGACGAAGTGGCGGCAGCGCACGACGTCTCGGTCGCCACGGTCTCGCTCGCCTGGCTGCGGCAGCAGCCGACGGTCGCCGCGCCGATCGCCAGCGCCCGGACACCCGAGCAGCTCACCGACCTGATCGCGTCAGTGAGCCTCGAGCTGACTACCGAAGAAGTAGCGTCACTTTCCCTATGA